The Phragmites australis chromosome 13, lpPhrAust1.1, whole genome shotgun sequence DNA window TGCTTGTTATTTTTCTATGGTAGTTTTAACTTTTGCTAGTGTTTTGAAAATAACTgacattcaattttttttttcttttagttaAAGTCTCGCATAGGTGTTGTGGATGAAACCTTTTAAAATGGACTCATCTTGCTTTGTAACTGTGAcacaaaaatttctagaatttttagagctccAGAGCACTAGAGCACATCCGTTTGGGTTAATAAAAGAGCAAATGAAaattagagagaaaaaagaaaaaatacaacTAAAATTGGACAAGAAACACTTACATATGGGGCTCACTTGAGCTTAACCACCACCTCTCCTCTCGTTCAGTAGCAGCACTCCCTCACCCCTCCCCTAcccctccctcactctctctcactcccactCAAACCAGCCAAGAAAGGAGCAGCATCTCCCTTCCCTTCTCTCTCAAAGCTCCTCACCTTTCTTCCTCAAAATACCACATATGGAGCGAGAAGtaaggtatgcatgtcacaTCATCGTATTTCCCACCAATCTAGCTCTCTATCCATCCAATTCGTTATTGCATGTATGAAATTTTGAAGGATTTGCAACCAATTTCGTCACCTCCCTCCTCTAAAAATTTCAGCAGCTTggttcttcttctctgggctttTTCCTCCGAATTCTTCCTCAACCGATGGTCTCAAAACTTGGCAATGACCTTGGGTAAGACTCCTAGGTACCCATGGGGAGAATGCATATTTTTAGTTCGGTTTTGGGTAGGTTTTTGAGCTGTGAACGTATGGTTGCGAAGCGTCGTTTGTTCGTGTTGAAATAGAGCAAATATGAGAAGTTTGGATGCGATAGAGCTAGTGATTCGTGCTTGTGGAGTGGGTAATTGAGGTCTAGAATCCTTGCATCAGTTCTAAACATGTTTATCATCAATTTAGAGAGACATGCAAGTTAAATCGACCGATGAATCATCGAAGAACTCATATTCTGCTATAACCCGGAGGTTTCGGATTAATCCAATCAATTTTTAACAGAGGACCCCACCTAGAGGTTTACCCGGAAGCTCCTTCAGATTCTACTGTTCATCAGactttttactttttttttttactttgctgATAGATTATaaatttcatagttaattcatacaaactccaaaaattatgataCCATTTATTTTACCTTCGTATGCTTAtgaaatacatgttaaaaatattggaactacataatttttttttgataattaattaattatttaaatatttttttggcttaattaaatcacagttaattaatgtgatgtcctaaaattatgaaaccacttgaaAAATCCAAGTTATTATCAGTGCTatttaggaaaaatatactttagtATGAAAGTATTGTTTAaattgtgaagctcatttaataTTAATAACTAGCTTAAGTACGGTTCTTTTTGAACAaaccttaaataaatctttaTAACATGAGCTTTCAcacttcaattcatatgattcttgATGCACCATGTTATTTACTCAATACCTAATCTCCTGTTATATTTTTATGACATTCGGTGCATGTATTATATCATTTCGTCATGTTAACTGTGATGCATCATTCTTTCTTTTAGCGATCGACGAGCCGAAGAGCGACGGAggtattcttgaggtggaacCTGATTGTGATAATGTGGAAcctgattgtgatattgtgtcTAAAGCACTTGAGCAAGGAAATAATCTAAGCATGTTTCAcacattactttggatcatatattgtctttaatttgataaagtatACTATATGTATGTTCTACATGATAATTAGTCGGGTTTTTTggagtagatcctaattgttgcattacccttccTTGGTATTGTTATCCTTTGATCCATTGTAATCCTAGGTATAGCACtcaatggtctaacttaaaatgaatatgATAAGCAATATTGTGTTGCGATGCATGTGCGTCTACGTAAGTTTGCTGTGGACATGCCGATAAGATAGAACTCtattttcttgatgctaaaaaatatagtaccatataagagcacattttgtgtgtttattcatacgcACTATCATCAGCATATGGGTCACACTTTACTCACAGAAGCTTATTAGTATGTTGCTAAAAGGATACAAGAgtttttttgaatatttttatgattcaactgtgagtttatcaggagtttattatccaaaaccttgtttagtagtgcataatactgttgaaattgctactcatttaaacaactatgaaaaatgataatcttttaagagattgtgtagttcacataaaatctaaattcttaaagtattagaaagaaattcctttattGTACGTCTTTGCCTTTGTTTTAGattctagagctaaaattgcagttTTCTATAGAGTTCTCTCAATTCTAGGTGATACTGTTGAccacgattattctaattattatactaatgttcgttctaattTATTCAAAGTTCATAGTAAATATAAAACAAAGTATGACGGAGTTCACCTACAGTGACTTctactagcacccacaacaagtaagaagacgacaacgtgtaaaaaatatatttaatagaggttcttcatcaagaagtttagACTCTTCATCACGATCATCTACGAGCGTCAGAAGTCCAACATccagaggggagctaactaccttcatcgacagtgatgTTATCAGCCataaacaagaaaacttcaacatactacAATGGTGGTATGAGCACAAGATGAATTAttcagtgctttcactgttagcacgaGATTTATTAATGGTTTCCGTATCTATAGTTTCTTCTGATTTAGTCTTattggaaggataatcgaagagagaaaaataagtctgtcaagtgagatggtgaaAATACTCACTATAGTAAAAGACTGAGAATAaactgaagcacgaatgcaacacactacaGATAACACTAAGCTTGAAgcttcattcaaaaatttgtatctaaatattgatgagaacgtgtaatttctaattttctgagctaggttgtactcttttttcctttgctagaaagagTTTTAACGAGACAActtatcaataaagctcatttttaaaTCAATTATGTGCTCATattatttctatttctatttctattttttataattttttttaaaacaactgGGACCCATCACCCACCTCTCAATCTCTCATCATGGTCTATAAATAACCATGAGCCATGCACGGAGCCACCATCCCAAGCTCTCTCACAGTGAACAACTAAGCCACTTACTAGTCAAAGCCACTTGTCCACTTCAACAAAATGATTCCATATTTTCATTTATGAATCAAGATGTTGAGAACTCACGTATATGTTCATGTGTGTGGCGATATTTTGGAgaggtctttagagaaattaacagggaatatgtaagatttgctaagtgcaATATATGCAGTCATGAATTAGGTGCCAGGTCTACAAATGAAATGTGACGCTTGAGGAGGCGTATTAAATATtacaagcaaaattctgggatTTCTAAagaaatcatgtaattttcaGATCaaaggttgtactctttttttttccttctagcagaaatgtttttaacgaggcaaccaatcattaaagctcatttttatctatgttatatttttttttatttttagctattattttttattttttctagttTTAGAGTGTCTGTCGAGCCAGTCGTGCCTCCATCGTGCCTGGCAGGTCCACCATGCCTCTAGGCCATAACCATGCCCGGGCCGACCCGAGGGTTGATGGGTCATGCCGTGGACCGAGGATGTGGCATGCTGGTCGGCACGATATGACCTGTTTAACTAAGCGGTCCTGTCGGGCCATGCTGTAGCCGGGTCGTGTCTAGCTTGCGCCGTGTCGAGCTGACCCGATAGGCCCATTTGGACAGGTCTGACCCTTGCCTTAAGAAGACAATGCAACTCTATTATATTAAATAACGTGTGAAGTAGGATTCGATTCTAAGACCTCTCTCATGTAGTGGCATATTCATCAGGGGTGGGCAAGGGAGCACttggagagaaagaagaagagaaggaggaataagagaaaaatagaagtaggtgagagaagaagagaaagagtcTCCTACATCATAGATCTAGATTCACCACTGCTTAGCATGTAGGGAAGGAACTCTACCAGCACCCCTAGAAAATCCAAAGCGGCCCGGATGGAACCTCTCACTAGCTTTGATAGACCACAGTAGCCAGGCCACCAGCATAGAGCCACTCGTGCGGCGTAAATACATGCAGTCATCCATGGATGGCATGGACACACCACGCGCAGCCGCGCGGTCGGGCCTTGGTGGCCAGTCCCCTTTGCGGGTGGCACGCCGGAGGAGCCTGGCGATTCGAGCACGTGTGGGGGTGAACCGTGTTTGTTACGCAAAAAGTCACACGCGCGCGTGCCATGCGACTGGTCGTCCACGCGAATCGCATCCCCACCTACCGattcttgaattttttatttttacattttctaatattaatatttaaataaatagatctctgATAGAAAAAATTGCAGAAATAGGCACATACCGCCTCTGAAAGGGCTATGAGCCTTTTAGAGGGCGGTAAGCATGCCACGGTTGCACATATATCTCTTACCGCCCCGTACCCCCTTACCGCCCTGTCGGAGAGCAGTTGGGACTTACcgccccttgagagggcgggtaggccCTACCCTCGGGCGCACCACACCATATCgccccttaccaccctctcaagGGGAGGTTAGTCCCCCGTGCCCTCCACGCTATAAAAAGGCTAAAATTTAGCCAAAATAGTCATTTTaatccaaaaaaagaaagagagggggaggagaggagagggagacagCGCGGCGAAGCCCTATTATTTTTTGTCTGCGGATTTTGGATCTCGGTTCTAGTAAATTTTCTAGAcctatgtttttattagtaattaaaataccactagatcTTGGGTTTAGTGACATAACaatagttatattatatgagacCTAGGGTTTAGCAAGTTAATCAGAAAATAAGATTTTTctgtcttttgtagtatattgtaaagatctaGTTCAACATAGTAGATATCCATCAGatgtatagttgtatttagagtatgatagttttgattatctagattttacaaaatagtgatgtaggtaataattatagataattagaaattttattaagtaGATGGGGTTTAATTAGTTTATATTGGTTACATTGCTTAGTAGAGTGTTtaatagttagggagcataactgtcacattgagaaaatagagtttttCCACCGAAACCagtcatctgcttttgttgctaatgttatgtacggagagattatgGGCAACCTAAAGTACGAGCCACAATCAATAATCTGTGCTATTGAGAAAATAttctagtacacaataaactacgcgAAGGCATGGAGTACGAaccagaaggctattgagatgagattTGGGTCATACAAAGTATCATATGACAACTTATCAcgtcaactagccacaatataTGTGAGAAACCCTAAAAGTTaatttgacatcaagcattacccctcgagtGAAAAGTCTAGAAAGCGAGTATTGCAGTGTGCTTTTTTTGCATTTGCGACAACCATAAATGCATTTAGGTATTGTCaacccatcatttgcttggacggAAAGTTCCTCCCTGGGAAGtattgaaagtacatctagccactaaatgtgattttggtaattaatgacaatacttatggactaatgagtgtgttgagaattgttagtagggtGTTCCATATGTGATACATGGAGGAGgaatatgcatcaagatgaatgagctctaggtgatgctcaggtaagttaatgacaatatctatgaaataacaattatgttgagaattgttattaggatattccataggagatgtatAAGAAATGAAGCATTGATTCattgagaaataccatgagttcaaagaattgcatcaaagtcattgagatcttagtgatgctcataagaagaagaagaatcttTGAGCATGAAGACTaaattacttgtggagatcaagtaacttaatgTACAATGTTGTCAATTAAGTTTtgtggactaacccatgtgctttgtgcttgagagtgagttagggttgggatctataagaaggcataagttgaattgaaatcatatatgctaagAGTGAAAAACAAGATtgaactccatatatgataaagtgaatttattgaagatattgaatacaaaatggttttctatggaaaTACGGGGAAggacaagcaagactcggctgtgaTGGATCATCtagtggtgaagggcaagcaaatggcttagcGCCGAAGGACTAAGgtgatggtgaagagcgagtgaaggcttcgCACCAATACTGTCCGAGGCTATGGGAAGTTAcgagtgattcacatcaatcacatgaagaatcaagaagagatgaaagTGAAGATGATacaaaagttggcaaccctctaagtttgaaggaaagaagcggtacttgaaggtattcaaagactcaaagtagttcaaacgagttttatctttaaatTTAAGTATACGcttgccgcactattaagagggatgcaatatAGAGCTATTTGCCGTGTCTCAATGCTAAAGAGTATCTAACCAACCCAAATTGAACACCCGCAAACACCGGGTAGTGCTAACTTGAGTGTTCACTTTAGGAGTCCAGTGccgaaagtgtggaagtgtcctaattgggtttcagagtgttcctagttttgaaCAAATGTGTTTAAGATAATGATTTTAGTTGGGATATGTAGCCCtatgaataagctttctatagagtctaaaatcacTGAAGTCGGACTTTGATATTAAAAGTTATCGTCATTTTTCTACGAGTCAGTTGTCTGAACTCGAAAGTTACAGGTGGAATCCAGAAGTTCCAAGTTGTCCGAAACCTCCGGTGAGCTTCGAGCATAGTGCTCGGTTGGACCTTTTTAGTTTACCCAGAAGTTCTGGGTTAACCCAGAAGTACTGGGTTGAGATCCTCTGTTGGGTTTAGCTCGTGTAACCTGAAAGTTTTGGGTGAATCCAGAAGTTCTGTATTGTATTGACTTTTGGGCATAACGATTAGTTTTTGGGGTtggatataaatacccctcactccTTTTGAGGGGGTTTCTTATTGgggaacaaaagaaaaacattctagagccaaaagaaacTCTCCctactccaatctagtgtgagatttgagaagaaaattagttgggttgagagattggaaatTTGAGTACAAGTGAGGTAAACTCTATTCTTGATCACTTGAGTTTATCGATAGGAAGTTTGTCgtcgcatttgttactcttgaagcttgAAGCTCCTAAGTGGCTAgacgtcgccgacgagcacccaagggTGTGTTGTGCTACAAAAAGTTTATGAAGGCTTTTTCGCCTTCGGAAGGGAAGAGATCAAGAGTGAAAATCTaaactcaagtgtgaccgagcttttcaagaaaaagggttgagagagacctggctcaagtgtgaccgagcacctcaacggagacgtaggaacctcaagaggaggtgtccaaactttggaaaacaaatcttgtgtctcctcccttgtttccttgttcttgaATTCTTACTTtctatttgtgcatatttgctcgatctacttgtttgtgtgaaATTGTTTGTAGGTTCCCCGTAGAGCTACATAGAATCATCATTTGAAACATATGAATTCATTTGGTTTGAACAGAACTCATTAGAcgtactttaatttcagttttgagcTCTTTCTCTGTCTAAACTTGGAAGTTCTAGATTAAATCCGAAACTtctggtgaacagtaattccagaaCTTCCGCTGAACAATATtttcaattagagttttcttgcatatttttgccatatttgaataatctttatcaTCTTAGGATTGTAACCTTCACACCTATTTaggggtgattgtgcactagttgaatctagcatatttaggtttttcaattgtgaaaaatccgttagtttatttttcactaCAAGTTTAGATCAATGGCAAAAGGGAAcgatttttttgtaaaaacgcctattcaccctcctctagtcgATATTATTGCCCTTTCAAGTATaaatgacatatattgtctacaATTAGGGTATATGGGATCAACCAAGTGATGCCACTGGGATTTTCCTGTGTGGAAAGTGAGAATggggatagctggtattggttaCTCGAGCTGatgaagcatgctattgttctggacTAGCCTGATATAtatttgattcatgatagatgTAATCGCTCGCTGCTACCTTTTCATAGTGATGTGATCGTACATTGCTAACTACTCAGAGTCCAATGACCGCTCGGTGTAGGaaggcatccaatgcatgcattATCTCTAAAGTGTTTTAGCAAGCGAGCACACATCATATTTATGCACCTTCAACAGTACGAGGAGCACATTAAGGTACGTACATCGGTATTACATGTCTCAATTATTTATTATGTTGTACTTTTAAGacacatttatattttatatgctCCTTTTGTATACTAGGTATTCCCTCATGATGAAGAGTTACTGAACAAACCCATCAAGAACTTTTTAGGGTTGCATCTGCTATTTGGTGACAGCTTCCTACTGGACATAACTGGAGATGAAGATATGGTCATTCGAGACCTTCACGCTGTTGCGAAAAGAGGCGATGGTTCGAGCCATCGTGAAAGAGGTGGTTGTTCGACAACCACCACAAGAGGATGTGCTTTTACCACTTCCTCAACCAAATGGGTTAGTTTTGACGATGATGACTTCATACTTACTCCTCAGAGAACTTTACACCGTTGTGAATTCTCTGATGATAGGGCAGATGACTGGGATactaactttgattatttttcttatacATCGGCACCAcgtaaactaaaattcttagaATACGATTACCATTAGATGGCCCGAGAGATAAGGCACAAACAACTTCAAGGGTTATTTCGTCCGTAATATTTATACTTGTTGTACTTGTTGAATTCAAGGTGGTTCtatcatttttaatctattacctaAGTTGTGTATGTATCTTAGATGTAGGCTACATACTATTAGTAATGTTTGAATTCTATGACTCATTTCATGTACAAATTCTATCTAACATTCAATACGATTTTATCATTTTACTTATatgtatttattctatctttacttaaatattttctagattttttttatttttatcttacatAACTTACAATattattgttatttttataaaaaattaggcTAACTATCCCCTCAGAGAGCGGTTAGCGCCCCTATCGCTCTCTGAGCGAAGGGTACGTGACGGGGAGCTAACCGCCTCTTCAGAGAATGGCAGGGGCACTAACCGTCCTTGAGAGCCGATAAGGGGGTATGGGGCAGTAAAACAGGGATGGATTTTAACCGTCCTCTTAGAGGGTGGTAAAGGATATTCGTGCTATCATGACATATTTATCGTCTTTAAAAAGGTTATAGCTTTTTTAAGGATGGTAGATGATCATTCCTGTAATTACTTCAGAGTGCAGTAGACGACTTATCCATATAATTCTTTCCATTATATGTCTAttcatttaaatattaatattaaaaatataaaaataaaaaaaactcccgaTTCTTCCCAACCCACCAGCCCACAGCTTGCCAGCCACACCCCGCAGGAGAAGCGGGCCCGAGCCCATTCGTCCCAACTGACCGCCCGTCCCCCTCCCGCGACGGCAATCAGCCAACCACACGCCGGTGAGGCGGTGACGACGTTCCCAGCTCTCAGGCGCCTCTCACTCGCTCGCGTTGGCTGCCATGCTGCCCCTCGCTCACCCCGCCCGCCACCTCGACCTCCGCCCCCCGCTTCCGCGGCGCGCTCCCGCTCGAGCTCGCCTCCCCAACCGCGCCAGCGCCCGGACCCTCGCCCGAGGGCGCCCTCCCAGCACGGGGGCGGTCGAAACTGAAACCACCTCtacgagcggcggcggcggcggtggcggtggcggtggcggcggcagcgtcTTGTCGTTCCTGTGCCCGCTTCTCAAGTTCCTCGGGGTAACTAATAACATCTTCGTTGTCGGTCGCCCAACTTTGGGCTTGTTTAGGCTAGGGAACGCTGAAATTGGTGTGGTTTGTGTGAATTGCCGAGCAGGGGGGCGATCTGTCGCAGGAACGGAATGACATCGTGGAGGTAAATCTCGAGGCTTTTGGCTCTTTTGGCCTTTGCATAGATTCTACATGCGAACCACGAACTAATCACTTGGATTAGAATCTAGAGTCCAGAACCAAATTTGATACTGAACTTCTTTTAAGCTGAATTGGATGGCTATATTAAGTGCATTTCTTACAGCATGATTTCACAAATGGAACTTTTGATGGATGCGACCAATGTATTTATATTGTAATTTGCTATTAGTTTTCATTGGGTGTATAGTATGGGTCATCAACCTCAAATTCTAGTGTTACTGCTCATGCTGGAGATTGGTCAATTCCCTTTCTACTTCCCTTGATGACTGTCTGTCGACTGTCCTTACATTTGTTTGGCAGGTTACCACATCTTCGCTTTCAAGTTTAGCTAGATTGCCATGGGGATCAAGTGTAGCTACTAACAGTGGAGAGAACATTGATTCAGCAACAATTGCGCCAACTCTGCAATTGTACGAGTTTGGTAAAAACAAAAGTTTCTGTTAGCTCTGACTTATAGGGACACCAACTTTATGTTTTCATAATGTACCGATCTGATCCTTTGTTGCCCCTCCAATAGAGGCATGTCCCTTCTGTAGGAGAGTCCGGGAGGCCTTGACTGAACTTGATCTTTCTGCAGAGGTATCGGACCATATCTTACCGTGCTTATTCAGTTTTGTATTCCTATTTGGTATTATAAATCTACACCTTGGAAAGTAATGCAATCTAGCTTCACTTGCATTATAGTTATCTCTTATGTGAATATCAATATAGTTCTGCAGCAATACGTGTCAATGAGATGGTTGTTTGTGTAGATTATCCATTTAGGCTTCTAATATGGTCTTTTTGTTAGTTAACATCTTCCACTCACAACGTAAACTAAATGCAGGTTTATCCTTGTCCAAAAGGATCATTAAGGCACAGAGATGTGGTCAAGAAAATTGGAGGGAAGGAACAGTATGTCTTCACCTATTATGCATTTACTAATAGCTGCAGCAATGTTTTTCTTTCTCGAACGCGCAGGAGAACTGTGTGTCATatattaaaaagagaaaatgaagCATATGTACATAGAGACTTAGACACCAACACACACTCAGACCCAGATTACAAAGCCAAGTGTGGCACCACAGACTAGGTTAGAGTGACCAAACCGACCTATGCGCCAAGCCTAGGACAACAACAAGCTTAGGTCACGCCCCCCAGCAGAGCACCAAAGCGAGGCATCTTGAGAGAAGCCACATAGGAGAGACTGGATATTAGGAGATTCCCCATTGAACACACACCCATTGCGGTGTTTCCATATTAGCCAAGCTACAAGGATAACCAAGGAGTTGAAGCCTCTTCGCCGCTGGACATGTAATGATTGCTCGGCCGAGCACGACCAATCCTGTAACTTGACATCGGTGTCAGCCATTGGGGAAACATGCTGCAGGCCCACCTCTTGGAGGATTTCAAACCAGACTTGCCTTGAGAACACACAGCCGATAAGTAGATGGGAGATAGTCTTCGTGGCTTGATCACATAGGGGGTAGCGGGCAGGGTGTGATAGCCCGCGACACTCCAGGCAGTCAGAGGTCTAGCACCTGTTGTGGCACGCGAGCCATACGAAGAACTTGGCTCGTGGTGCTACCCATGACCTCCAAAGCCATTTCCAGGGATCAAATTGAACGCTACTAAAAGAAGATCTGGTAGGCCGATCTGGTGGAGAAGACCCCGAAGGGTGTTGCTCGCCAGACGTGTGTGTCGCCAACCTTGGTTTGTAGCTCAAAGTCAGCTAGAAGGTCCCATAGACGAAGGAACTCAACCACGATCGCGACCGAGAGAATGCTTTGGATATCTCTAATCTAGCGCCTAGTAGTCAAGGCTTGCTTGACCATGTGCCTGCTGATGATGTTCTTCAGCACCATGGTTAGGAGGTCCGGGGCAATCTCAGAAAGAGGCTTGCCCGC harbors:
- the LOC133888144 gene encoding uncharacterized protein LOC133888144, which gives rise to MLPLAHPARHLDLRPPLPRRAPARARLPNRASARTLARGRPPSTGAVETETTSTSGGGGGGGGGGGGSVLSFLCPLLKFLGGGDLSQERNDIVEVTTSSLSSLARLPWGSSVATNSGENIDSATIAPTLQLYEFEACPFCRRVREALTELDLSAEVYPCPKGSLRHRDVVKKIGGKEQFPLLVDAGTGVTMYESGDIVKYLFTRYGQGRSPSFGILESTIFTGWVPTLLRAGRGMTLWKKAGLVPAEKLELFSYENNSYSRIVREALCELELPYVLQNVGEGSSKMDLLLRKSGSKQVPYLIDPNTGFQSGDHKKILSYLFQHYSISS